A DNA window from Impatiens glandulifera chromosome 7, dImpGla2.1, whole genome shotgun sequence contains the following coding sequences:
- the LOC124910222 gene encoding uncharacterized protein LOC124910222: protein MGFSIYFFSRNPFHYFALLVILILSFYVCMDYGVLPIFFTALILIIPSSVILTFSNPKMVKSCQTESICSIQIELPKQSVVLSETQTQVEEEDEEIDHESSIGPSPDSYSESDSIIAYSPLTSDQESEIDWPDSGNLYGHFLASSDGTISDEESLIEIVLPSGQFLASPYEEEEEEERDSINDLILEMKKKKKMKSPMELSAEMNYMNEEDNLIEIDISIGSIKV from the coding sequence ATGGGATTTTCCATCTATTTCTTCTCCCGAAACCCATTTCATTACTTTGCTCTGCTTGTAATCTTAATCTTGAGTTTTTATGTTTGTATGGATTATGGGGTTCTCCCCATCTTCTTCACAGCTTTGATATTGATTATTCCATCTTCTGTTATCTTAACTTTCTCGAATCCAAAAATGGTAAAATCATGTCAAACAGAGTCCATCTGCTCTATTCAGATTGAGCTTCCCAAACAAAGTGTTGTACTTTCTGAAACTCAAACTcaggttgaagaagaagatgaagagattGATCATGAATCCTCAATTGGACCTTCACCAGATTCATATTCAGAGAGTGATAGCATTATTGCTTATTCTCCATTGACATCGGATCAAGAATCTGAGATTGACTGGCCAGATTCAGGGAATCTATATGGTCATTTTCTGGCTTCCTCAGATGGGACAATTTCTGATGAGGAAAGCTTGATTGAAATCGTCTTACCAAGTGGCCAATTTTTAGCTAGTCcttatgaagaagaagaagaagaagaaagggatTCCATTAATGATTTGATACTggagatgaaaaagaagaagaagatgaagagtccaATGGAGCTTTCAGCAGAGATGAATTATATGAATGAGGAAGATAATTTGATAGAGATTGATATATCCATAGGCTCCATCAAGGTTTGA